A single window of Nocardia sp. NBC_01327 DNA harbors:
- a CDS encoding DUF3558 domain-containing protein, which produces MRITSAIVTGLSLALLLSACGGKSDSDNTTGLRPPPKVATLGPFVGECGHLTDDEVRDLGGLGNVSQVFKNAVGCNWKASGLGSASVTFASYRGSPIDREKAWVASVGRNPQTIDVGGKKGFQALDPAGAVCDLAVQLDDDFFEWSISYGLFSSGNLGNPCDRTHKMAELTVQRLG; this is translated from the coding sequence ATGCGGATCACGTCGGCGATCGTCACGGGGTTGAGCCTCGCGCTGCTGCTGTCGGCGTGCGGCGGAAAGAGCGATTCGGACAACACCACCGGACTGCGGCCCCCGCCCAAAGTGGCGACGCTGGGCCCGTTCGTCGGCGAATGCGGCCACCTCACCGATGACGAGGTCCGCGACCTCGGCGGGCTCGGCAATGTCTCGCAGGTGTTCAAGAACGCGGTCGGCTGCAATTGGAAGGCCTCCGGATTGGGCTCGGCCAGCGTGACTTTCGCCTCCTACCGCGGCAGTCCCATCGACCGCGAGAAGGCGTGGGTGGCCAGCGTCGGCCGCAATCCGCAGACCATCGACGTCGGCGGCAAGAAGGGCTTCCAGGCCCTCGACCCGGCCGGCGCCGTCTGCGATCTCGCCGTGCAGCTGGACGACGACTTCTTCGAATGGTCCATCTCCTACGGCCTGTTCTCCTCCGGCAATCTGGGCAACCCGTGCGACCGCACCCACAAGATGGCGGAACTGACCGTGCAGAGGCTCGGATGA
- the hppD gene encoding 4-hydroxyphenylpyruvate dioxygenase: MSIEVVPPESDELRRLIGLVDHDAAADPFPVIGWDALVWAVGNATQTAHFLESAFGMRLEAYSGPETGNRDHKAYVLRSGSARFVVCGAVDPGSPLVAHHDRHGDGITDIALEVPDVDRCIAWARTHGATILVEPHDDIDEHGTVRSAALATYGETRHTLIDRSRYDGPYLPGFVGRRSGYRPREDAPKRIFQAIDHVVGNVELGQMDTWVEFYRRVMGFENMAEFVGDDIATDYSALMSKVVANGNHRVKFPLNEPAVSRKKSQIDEYLEFYRGPGVQHIALATGDILTAVDTLRREGIEFLDTPDAYYEDPELRSRIGHVRVPAEALQSRGILVDRDEDGYLLQIFCKPLTDRPTVFFELIERHGSLGFGKGNFKALFQAIEREQEARGNL, translated from the coding sequence ATGAGCATCGAGGTTGTGCCACCGGAGTCCGACGAATTACGCCGGTTGATCGGCCTGGTCGATCATGACGCGGCCGCCGATCCCTTCCCCGTCATCGGCTGGGACGCACTCGTGTGGGCGGTCGGCAATGCCACCCAGACCGCGCACTTCCTGGAATCCGCCTTCGGTATGCGGCTGGAGGCCTACTCCGGCCCCGAAACCGGCAATCGCGACCACAAGGCCTACGTGCTGCGCAGCGGCAGCGCCCGCTTCGTGGTGTGCGGCGCGGTGGACCCCGGCAGCCCGCTGGTGGCCCATCACGACCGGCACGGGGACGGGATTACCGATATCGCCCTCGAGGTCCCGGACGTGGACCGCTGCATCGCCTGGGCGCGCACGCACGGCGCCACCATCCTGGTAGAGCCGCACGACGACATCGACGAGCACGGCACCGTCCGCTCCGCCGCCCTCGCCACCTACGGCGAAACCCGGCACACCCTCATCGACCGCTCCCGCTACGACGGGCCCTATCTGCCGGGGTTCGTCGGCCGCCGCTCCGGCTACCGGCCCCGCGAGGACGCGCCGAAGCGGATCTTCCAGGCCATCGACCACGTCGTCGGCAATGTCGAACTCGGGCAGATGGACACCTGGGTCGAGTTCTACCGCCGCGTCATGGGTTTCGAGAACATGGCCGAATTCGTCGGCGACGATATCGCCACCGACTATTCGGCCCTCATGAGCAAGGTGGTCGCCAACGGCAACCACCGCGTCAAATTCCCGCTCAACGAACCGGCCGTGAGCCGCAAGAAATCCCAGATCGACGAATACCTGGAGTTCTACCGCGGCCCGGGCGTGCAGCACATCGCCCTGGCCACCGGCGACATCCTCACCGCCGTCGACACCCTGCGCCGCGAGGGCATCGAATTCCTCGACACCCCCGACGCCTACTACGAGGACCCCGAACTCCGCTCCCGCATCGGCCATGTCCGCGTCCCCGCCGAGGCCCTGCAGTCCCGCGGCATCCTCGTCGACCGCGACGAGGACGGCTATCTGCTGCAGATCTTCTGCAAGCCCCTCACCGACCGGCCCACCGTCTTCTTCGAACTCATCGAACGCCACGGCTCCCTCGGCTTCGGCAAGGGCAATTTCAAAGCGCTGTTCCAGGCCATCGAACGCGAGCAGGAGGCACGCGGAAACCTCTGA
- a CDS encoding Lrp/AsnC family transcriptional regulator, whose amino-acid sequence MARTPAKLDELDLAILTAMHEYQKAGILELSRRTRVARATVQSRIARMEEAGVIASYDPQIDVTAAGFDVQAFVTLEIAQGALEAVAADLEAIPGVLEAYATTGSGDVMCRIGADSHAGLQHVLLSIDRSSSVSRSHSVIVLSTVVPQRTLPLLRTLTPSGSSKAPAYRNSH is encoded by the coding sequence ATGGCACGCACGCCCGCCAAGCTGGACGAACTGGATCTGGCCATTCTGACCGCCATGCACGAGTACCAGAAGGCAGGGATTCTGGAGCTCTCGCGGCGCACGCGGGTGGCCCGCGCGACCGTGCAGTCGCGGATCGCGCGCATGGAGGAGGCGGGGGTGATCGCCTCCTACGATCCGCAAATCGATGTCACCGCAGCGGGTTTCGATGTGCAGGCGTTCGTGACGCTGGAGATCGCGCAGGGTGCGCTGGAGGCGGTGGCCGCCGATCTGGAGGCCATCCCGGGGGTGCTCGAGGCGTATGCCACGACCGGGTCCGGCGATGTGATGTGCCGGATCGGGGCGGATTCGCATGCCGGGTTGCAGCATGTGCTGCTGAGCATCGACCGCAGCTCCTCGGTGTCGCGGTCGCACAGCGTGATCGTGCTGTCCACCGTGGTTCCGCAGCGCACGCTGCCGCTGCTGCGCACGCTCACCCCGTCCGGGTCGAGTAAGGCTCCGGCCTACCGCAATTCGCACTGA
- a CDS encoding GntR family transcriptional regulator, translating into MTEPDSELLGPSVHRQLRQLVLSGELAPGAPLSVLALSARLGVSRSPVREAVQQLIYEGLAVNVPHAGARVAVVDDAQIRDVLAVRSVLDGLAAAGAATRLTEFDLGKLTAMLSEQDNNLRDNVDPARDTDLDLEFHTFIRDRSGNRTVAEELARLEAQAHLYRGDLWAHPRNRRTALREHRRILEALESGHPADARTAAEAHVCGLITRMNRA; encoded by the coding sequence ATGACCGAACCGGACAGCGAACTGCTCGGCCCCTCCGTGCACCGGCAGTTGCGGCAGCTGGTGCTGTCCGGCGAACTCGCACCGGGCGCACCGCTGAGCGTGCTCGCCCTGTCCGCGCGACTCGGGGTGAGCCGCAGCCCCGTTCGCGAAGCGGTGCAGCAGCTCATCTACGAGGGCCTGGCCGTGAACGTCCCGCACGCCGGGGCGCGCGTGGCCGTCGTCGACGACGCCCAGATCCGCGATGTGCTCGCGGTGCGCTCCGTCCTCGACGGCCTCGCCGCCGCCGGCGCCGCCACCCGCCTCACCGAATTCGATCTCGGCAAGCTCACCGCCATGCTGTCCGAACAGGACAACAATCTCCGCGACAATGTGGACCCGGCCCGCGACACCGATCTCGACCTCGAATTCCACACCTTCATCCGCGACCGCTCCGGAAACCGCACCGTCGCCGAGGAACTCGCGCGCCTGGAAGCCCAGGCCCACCTCTACCGCGGCGACCTCTGGGCCCACCCCCGCAACCGCCGCACCGCCCTCCGCGAACACCGCCGCATCCTCGAAGCCCTCGAATCCGGCCACCCGGCCGACGCCCGCACCGCCGCCGAAGCACACGTCTGCGGCCTCATCACCCGCATGAACCGGGCCTAG
- a CDS encoding isopenicillin N synthase family dioxygenase, giving the protein MINDTAEVAREKQMGGLGAEAARDIRIIDLTDFEDRRAEITEQLWAAATDIGFFQLSGHGIPQEQIDAVFGLTAGFFALPEPVKGQYPLVKADNAGWESLSQVRPSIGVPDQKESYQITRPHMDGRWPTADELPGFTTAVLEFENRCWAVAMQVLSCFADRLGLPREHFTTAHNPESEQYQSTLRLLHYFAVPAELRDVPGRWRAGAHTDFDCLTLLFQRDGQGGLQVCPGKEMAEQQWTSITPSSALITCNIGDMLTRWSDDLLPSNFHRVRSPGADEYQGDRYSIAYFAQADRDAIIEGPQGVYPPVTAAEFLTERVRANYRPQG; this is encoded by the coding sequence ATGATCAACGACACCGCCGAAGTCGCCCGCGAGAAGCAGATGGGCGGGCTGGGCGCCGAGGCCGCCCGGGACATCCGCATTATCGACCTCACCGATTTCGAGGACCGCCGCGCCGAGATCACCGAGCAGCTCTGGGCCGCCGCCACCGATATCGGGTTCTTCCAGCTCTCCGGCCACGGTATTCCGCAGGAGCAGATCGATGCCGTATTCGGGCTCACCGCAGGCTTTTTCGCGCTGCCCGAGCCGGTGAAAGGGCAGTACCCGCTGGTCAAAGCCGACAATGCGGGATGGGAATCGCTGAGTCAGGTGCGCCCGTCCATCGGCGTCCCCGACCAGAAGGAGTCCTACCAGATCACCCGGCCGCACATGGACGGCCGCTGGCCCACCGCTGACGAACTGCCCGGATTCACCACGGCCGTACTGGAATTCGAGAATCGCTGCTGGGCCGTCGCCATGCAGGTGCTGTCCTGCTTCGCCGACCGCCTCGGCCTGCCCCGCGAGCACTTCACCACCGCGCACAACCCGGAGTCCGAGCAGTACCAGTCCACCCTGCGCCTGCTGCACTACTTCGCCGTCCCCGCCGAACTGCGTGATGTGCCCGGCCGCTGGCGGGCCGGCGCGCACACCGACTTCGACTGCCTCACACTGCTTTTCCAGCGCGACGGCCAGGGCGGACTGCAGGTCTGCCCCGGCAAGGAGATGGCCGAACAGCAGTGGACCTCCATCACCCCGTCCTCGGCGCTCATCACCTGCAATATCGGTGACATGCTCACCCGCTGGAGTGATGACCTGCTGCCCTCCAACTTCCACCGCGTCCGCAGCCCCGGCGCGGACGAATACCAGGGTGACCGCTACAGCATCGCCTACTTCGCGCAGGCCGACCGCGACGCGATCATCGAAGGCCCGCAGGGCGTCTACCCGCCCGTCACCGCCGCCGAGTTCCTCACCGAGCGCGTCCGGGCCAACTACCGGCCGCAAGGGTAA
- a CDS encoding nitrate ABC transporter substrate-binding protein codes for MHTPLRLLGAAAIATLVVAAGSACSSSSENDSAAVQLPAAPAEQQLAGRCPATVVVQLQWDPETDSGPIFGLLGPGYHVDSDNNKVTGPLVVDGKDTGVKLEIRAGGPAIGFQTVPSQMYVDSSITLGLDHSEDAIAASGKQPITAVTTLLRSSPQMLMWDPKTHPDWHGIADIGKAGAPVVVSQGQLYPEWLVSRGLLNAKQIDASYDNGPSRFVSDPSFAQQGFANSEPYVYEHEVKAWDKPVGYQLLRDVGYEGYARTVNVRTDKLNELRPCLQRLVPMIQRATAQFRTDPSHVNDVVVDVVSKSANLTPYSAALAAYGSKTLIDSGLIGNDTDGVLGSFDEARVQRVIDQFAPILRHGGANVPAGLTAKDLVDKEFLDHTITAG; via the coding sequence ATGCACACCCCTCTGCGCCTCCTCGGCGCCGCCGCGATCGCCACCCTGGTCGTCGCCGCCGGTTCCGCCTGCTCCAGCTCCTCCGAGAACGACTCCGCCGCAGTGCAACTCCCGGCCGCACCGGCCGAACAGCAACTGGCCGGCCGCTGCCCCGCGACCGTCGTGGTCCAGTTGCAATGGGATCCGGAGACCGACTCCGGCCCCATCTTCGGGCTGCTCGGTCCCGGGTATCACGTCGATTCCGACAACAACAAGGTCACCGGTCCGCTGGTGGTGGACGGCAAGGACACCGGCGTGAAACTGGAGATCCGCGCCGGCGGCCCGGCCATCGGCTTCCAGACCGTGCCCTCGCAGATGTACGTCGATTCATCCATCACGCTGGGCCTGGACCACTCCGAGGACGCCATCGCGGCCTCGGGCAAGCAGCCGATCACCGCGGTCACCACCCTGCTGCGCTCCAGCCCGCAGATGCTCATGTGGGATCCCAAGACCCATCCCGACTGGCACGGCATCGCCGACATCGGCAAAGCCGGTGCACCCGTAGTTGTTTCGCAGGGCCAGCTCTACCCCGAATGGCTGGTGTCCCGAGGGCTGTTGAACGCCAAGCAGATCGACGCCTCCTACGACAACGGCCCCTCCCGCTTCGTCTCCGATCCCTCCTTCGCACAGCAGGGATTCGCCAACTCCGAGCCCTACGTCTACGAGCACGAGGTGAAGGCCTGGGACAAGCCGGTCGGCTACCAGCTGCTGCGTGACGTCGGCTACGAGGGCTACGCCCGCACCGTGAACGTGCGCACCGACAAGCTGAACGAACTGCGCCCCTGCCTGCAACGCCTGGTGCCCATGATCCAAAGGGCCACAGCGCAATTCCGCACCGACCCGAGTCACGTCAACGATGTGGTCGTCGATGTCGTCTCCAAGAGCGCGAACCTGACGCCCTACAGCGCGGCCCTCGCCGCCTACGGCTCCAAGACGCTCATCGACAGCGGCCTGATCGGCAATGACACCGACGGCGTGCTCGGCAGTTTCGACGAAGCCCGGGTGCAGCGTGTCATCGATCAGTTCGCGCCCATCCTGCGCCACGGCGGCGCGAACGTGCCCGCCGGGCTCACCGCCAAGGACCTCGTCGACAAAGAATTCCTGGACCACACCATCACCGCAGGCTGA
- a CDS encoding ABC transporter permease encodes MVGLALSAPVRTRTVPRLPYRWLGKAVVPLVCIGLALGAWYTVSLVLLAPDRRFLLPPPHQVFAESLSNPAKMEVMLRALAVTARVAVTGLFFAAVLGIAIGVLMSQTKAIERVVYPYAVVLQAIPVLAVVPLIGLWFGYGLTARVLVCVLIAVHPIIAMTLFGIQSVDRNLRELFTLGRANRLRRLISLELPAALPSIMASLRTAAGLSVTGAVIGDMFFAKGQPGIGTLLDTYRARLQSEDLLAALLLAALFGVAVFAFFTVAQRLTVGRWHASGR; translated from the coding sequence ATGGTGGGTCTCGCCCTCTCCGCCCCCGTGCGCACCCGGACCGTCCCGCGCCTCCCGTACCGCTGGCTCGGGAAAGCCGTTGTGCCCCTGGTCTGCATCGGCCTCGCGCTGGGCGCCTGGTACACGGTCTCGCTGGTGCTGCTCGCCCCCGACCGCCGCTTCCTGCTGCCGCCGCCGCACCAGGTCTTCGCCGAATCCCTCAGCAACCCGGCGAAAATGGAGGTGATGCTGCGGGCGCTGGCGGTCACCGCGCGGGTGGCGGTCACCGGACTGTTCTTCGCCGCCGTCCTGGGCATCGCCATCGGCGTGCTCATGAGCCAGACCAAGGCGATCGAACGGGTGGTGTACCCGTACGCCGTAGTGCTGCAGGCGATTCCGGTACTCGCCGTGGTCCCGCTCATCGGCCTCTGGTTCGGCTACGGCCTCACCGCCCGCGTGCTGGTCTGTGTGCTCATCGCGGTGCACCCGATCATCGCCATGACCCTGTTCGGCATTCAGAGCGTCGACCGCAACCTGCGGGAGCTGTTCACCCTCGGCCGCGCGAATCGACTGCGGCGCTTGATATCCCTGGAACTGCCCGCCGCGCTGCCGTCCATCATGGCCAGCCTGCGCACCGCGGCCGGACTCTCGGTGACCGGCGCGGTCATCGGCGACATGTTCTTCGCCAAGGGCCAGCCCGGTATCGGCACCCTGCTCGACACCTACCGCGCCCGGCTGCAATCGGAGGATCTGCTCGCCGCGCTGCTGCTGGCCGCCCTGTTCGGTGTCGCCGTCTTCGCGTTCTTCACCGTCGCCCAGCGACTCACCGTGGGCCGCTGGCACGCGTCGGGCCGCTGA
- a CDS encoding ABC transporter ATP-binding protein — MVLQDTARNPAGSTVHDPGANPEIAFTGIGKRYSGKGSGEVIALADIDLQVRNGEFVAVVGPSGCGKSTLLRLAAGLEPPTSGRVVVQTDSVGFIFQDATLLPWRNVLRNVELCAQLRGIDRAARRERATRALHAVGLADFAAKLPGQLSGGMRMRVSLARALALEPRLMLLDEPFGALDEITRLSMQEELLRLYRDNAFTALFITHSVSEAVFLAGRVVVMSARPGRVHEVIDIDLPYPRGRELRFEPAFTELVSRVSRSLKEAS; from the coding sequence GTGGTCCTGCAAGACACAGCGCGGAACCCGGCCGGCAGCACAGTGCACGATCCGGGTGCGAACCCGGAGATCGCGTTCACCGGCATCGGAAAGCGCTACTCCGGCAAGGGATCCGGCGAGGTCATCGCACTCGCCGATATCGACCTGCAGGTGCGGAACGGCGAATTCGTCGCTGTCGTAGGACCTTCCGGCTGTGGCAAGTCCACCCTGCTGCGGCTGGCCGCCGGACTGGAACCGCCGACCTCCGGAAGAGTTGTGGTGCAGACCGATTCGGTCGGCTTCATCTTCCAGGACGCCACGCTGCTCCCGTGGCGCAATGTGCTGCGCAATGTCGAACTCTGCGCCCAGTTGCGCGGTATCGACCGCGCCGCGCGCCGCGAGCGCGCCACCCGTGCGCTGCATGCGGTCGGCCTGGCCGATTTCGCGGCCAAACTCCCCGGTCAGCTCTCCGGCGGTATGCGCATGCGGGTGTCCCTCGCCCGCGCGCTGGCCCTGGAACCACGCCTCATGCTGCTCGACGAACCCTTCGGCGCCCTCGACGAGATCACCCGGCTGAGCATGCAGGAGGAGCTGCTGCGGCTCTACCGCGACAATGCCTTCACCGCCCTGTTCATCACCCATTCGGTCTCGGAGGCGGTGTTCCTGGCGGGCCGGGTGGTGGTCATGTCCGCCCGCCCCGGCCGGGTGCACGAGGTGATCGATATCGACCTGCCGTATCCGCGCGGCCGGGAACTGCGCTTCGAGCCCGCCTTCACCGAACTGGTGTCGCGGGTCTCCCGTTCTCTGAAAGAGGCTTCGTAA
- a CDS encoding amidohydrolase family protein has translation MVRSTALSTVIGDVTVYAATDTGPQWLSGQDVVVEDGRVIAIGPGAGAGRPEPRFDGSGGHLIPGFVNTHTHLQQSVLRGAGEGLPLLEWLHCVGEFTVAATPEQTYLAALAGGLELLRSGVTTVVEHMWPNPSEAVHDAALRALRELGIRVVFGRGLADRADASRKWGMDPRLVQPLPEILAHIDDLDVRLTGSRITTALAVPNPRCLTPEGMATVREYADRTGKTISIHLLETSTDEDMCQLHAATSAVDYLDAGGLLGERTLAVHCCKLDEHGRAVFAERGVSVSYNPLSNMRLGSGVAPVPAMLAAGIGVGLGVDGAASNDTQDMLLALRMGAYLQRVTHQRADLLGFDDMLRMATRGAGRALGDPATHSGVRVGDRADLSLIRFDRDFACLPARDPGAMLLTTASPRVVDTVWVDGEAVIRDGHSTRTDEQALIKQLNSMQ, from the coding sequence ATGGTGCGCTCTACTGCTCTGTCCACGGTGATCGGTGATGTCACCGTCTATGCCGCCACTGATACAGGGCCGCAATGGCTTTCGGGTCAGGACGTGGTTGTCGAGGACGGCCGCGTAATCGCGATCGGTCCCGGCGCGGGCGCCGGCCGCCCGGAGCCCCGGTTCGATGGGAGCGGTGGCCATCTGATTCCGGGGTTCGTCAATACCCACACCCATCTGCAGCAGTCGGTGCTGCGCGGGGCGGGGGAGGGGCTGCCGCTGCTCGAATGGCTGCACTGCGTGGGCGAATTCACGGTGGCGGCCACCCCCGAGCAGACCTATCTCGCCGCGCTGGCGGGCGGGCTGGAGCTGCTGCGCAGCGGTGTCACCACCGTGGTCGAGCACATGTGGCCGAACCCCTCGGAGGCCGTGCACGATGCCGCGCTGCGGGCGCTGCGGGAGCTGGGCATTCGAGTGGTCTTCGGCCGCGGTCTCGCCGATCGTGCGGACGCCTCCCGTAAATGGGGTATGGATCCGCGCCTGGTGCAACCACTTCCGGAGATCCTCGCGCATATCGACGACCTCGATGTGCGGCTGACGGGTTCCCGCATCACGACCGCGCTGGCGGTGCCGAACCCGCGCTGCCTCACGCCCGAGGGCATGGCGACCGTGCGTGAATACGCCGATCGCACCGGCAAGACCATCTCCATCCATCTGCTGGAAACCAGTACCGACGAGGACATGTGCCAATTGCATGCAGCCACTTCGGCCGTCGACTACCTCGACGCCGGCGGCCTGCTCGGTGAGCGGACGCTGGCCGTGCACTGCTGCAAACTCGACGAGCACGGCCGGGCCGTCTTCGCCGAACGCGGAGTCTCGGTGTCCTACAACCCTTTGAGCAATATGCGCCTGGGCAGCGGCGTGGCCCCGGTGCCCGCCATGCTGGCCGCCGGAATCGGCGTCGGCCTCGGTGTGGACGGCGCGGCCTCCAATGACACCCAGGACATGCTGCTGGCCCTGCGCATGGGTGCGTACCTGCAGCGCGTCACGCATCAGCGCGCCGATCTGCTCGGCTTCGACGACATGCTGCGCATGGCCACCCGCGGCGCGGGCCGCGCCCTGGGCGATCCCGCCACCCATTCCGGAGTCCGGGTGGGCGACCGCGCCGACCTGTCCCTCATCCGCTTCGACCGGGATTTCGCCTGCCTCCCGGCGCGTGATCCGGGAGCCATGCTGCTCACCACCGCCTCTCCCCGCGTGGTCGACACGGTGTGGGTGGACGGGGAGGCGGTGATCCGCGACGGCCACAGCACCCGGACCGATGAACAGGCTCTGATAAAGCAGCTCAATAGCATGCAGTGA
- a CDS encoding winged helix DNA-binding domain-containing protein has protein sequence MKLSRQVLNRTLLSRQHLLARATLTAPQLCAQLVGLQAQDMLPPYVALWSRTTDFDPETVSAALEDRSLVRITLMRGTIHLVTPEDALRIAPHVQPELEKIPFRKGFNYGAMVGLDPEQVRAHGDKVLGDEPMSAADLRAHAAALYPDRDPGAVLQTWLYQLPVLQTPPRGRWGDSSRPVWSRVEPWLGAPLDHGYPLEELLLRYLRAFGPATTMDMQTWSKLTGMKPAVARLGDRVRTYTDDRGRTLYDAADAELADPDLPAPVRLLSWYDNALLSHQDRTRIIPDGTAPPLQAFAAQVSSILVDGYLSGIYKIFTTADTARLRISPRAVWSSRHAAEVEAEAHALLGFLEPDRTHSVEVLAPGADLKP, from the coding sequence GTGAAGCTTTCCCGGCAGGTCCTGAACCGCACGCTGCTCTCGCGCCAGCATCTGCTGGCGCGGGCCACGCTCACCGCGCCGCAGCTGTGTGCACAGCTGGTCGGATTGCAGGCGCAGGACATGCTGCCGCCGTACGTCGCTTTATGGAGTCGCACAACCGATTTCGATCCGGAGACGGTCTCGGCGGCGCTGGAGGACCGCTCGCTGGTGCGAATCACGCTGATGCGCGGCACCATTCACCTGGTCACCCCGGAGGACGCGCTGCGCATTGCGCCGCACGTCCAGCCGGAGCTCGAAAAGATCCCCTTCCGTAAGGGTTTCAACTACGGCGCCATGGTCGGCCTCGATCCCGAACAGGTCCGCGCACACGGCGACAAGGTCCTGGGCGACGAGCCCATGTCCGCGGCCGACCTGCGTGCGCACGCCGCCGCGCTCTACCCCGACCGCGATCCGGGCGCGGTCCTGCAGACCTGGCTCTACCAGCTCCCCGTGCTGCAGACCCCGCCGCGCGGCCGCTGGGGAGACAGCAGCCGCCCCGTCTGGTCCCGCGTCGAACCCTGGCTGGGCGCACCCCTGGACCACGGGTATCCGCTGGAGGAACTGCTGCTGCGCTATCTGCGCGCCTTCGGTCCCGCCACCACCATGGATATGCAGACCTGGTCCAAACTCACCGGTATGAAGCCGGCCGTGGCCCGCCTCGGCGATCGCGTCCGCACCTACACCGACGACCGCGGCCGCACCCTCTACGACGCCGCCGACGCCGAACTGGCCGACCCGGATCTCCCGGCCCCCGTACGCCTGCTGAGCTGGTACGACAACGCGCTGCTGTCCCATCAGGACCGCACCCGCATCATCCCGGACGGCACCGCCCCACCGCTGCAGGCCTTCGCCGCCCAGGTCTCCTCCATCCTCGTCGACGGCTACCTCTCCGGCATCTACAAGATCTTCACCACCGCCGACACCGCGCGCCTCCGCATCAGCCCGCGTGCGGTCTGGTCGTCCCGGCACGCGGCGGAGGTCGAAGCGGAAGCCCATGCCCTGCTGGGATTCCTGGAACCCGACCGCACGCACAGCGTCGAAGTCCTCGCCCCCGGAGCGGATCTCAAACCCTGA
- a CDS encoding NADPH:quinone oxidoreductase family protein: MRAAVVSKLEGPEAIEVLDVPEPAAYPGGVVIEVHAAGIAFPDVLMTRGLYQMKPPLPYVVGCEVAGIVREAPADAHVKAGDRVVALTLLGNAAAEVAVSPSNMVFTLPDNVSLAAGAGVLFNDLTVHFCLTKRGRLAPGETVLVHGAAGGIGTSTLRMAQALGAGRVIAVVSTEEKAEVARANGATDVVLTDGWLAAVKELTGGRGVDIVLDPVGGDRFTDSIRSLASGGRVLVVGFTAGDIPTVKVNRLLLKNVEVIGAAWGEWVMTHPGYLQEQWAEVAPLLASGQIAPPDPLLYTLEHTAEAVSALDKRTATGKVVVTLR; the protein is encoded by the coding sequence ATGCGTGCAGCCGTGGTGAGCAAGCTCGAGGGGCCGGAGGCCATCGAGGTTCTCGACGTACCGGAGCCCGCGGCCTATCCCGGCGGCGTTGTCATCGAGGTGCACGCGGCGGGCATCGCCTTCCCCGATGTGCTCATGACGCGCGGTCTGTACCAGATGAAGCCGCCGCTGCCGTATGTCGTCGGCTGCGAGGTCGCCGGAATCGTGCGCGAGGCTCCCGCGGACGCGCACGTCAAGGCGGGCGATCGGGTGGTGGCGCTGACGCTGCTCGGCAATGCGGCGGCCGAGGTCGCGGTGTCGCCCTCGAACATGGTCTTCACGCTGCCCGACAATGTCTCCCTCGCCGCGGGCGCGGGTGTGCTGTTCAACGATCTGACCGTGCACTTCTGCCTCACCAAGCGCGGCCGCCTGGCCCCCGGTGAGACCGTGCTGGTGCACGGCGCCGCGGGCGGTATCGGCACCTCCACGCTGCGCATGGCCCAGGCGCTGGGCGCGGGCCGGGTCATCGCCGTGGTGAGCACCGAGGAGAAGGCCGAGGTGGCCCGCGCGAACGGGGCCACCGATGTGGTCCTCACCGACGGCTGGCTGGCCGCGGTCAAGGAACTGACCGGCGGGCGCGGGGTGGATATCGTGCTGGACCCGGTCGGCGGCGACCGCTTCACCGACAGCATTCGCTCGCTGGCCTCCGGCGGCCGGGTGCTGGTCGTCGGCTTCACCGCGGGCGATATCCCGACCGTGAAGGTGAATCGCCTGCTGCTCAAGAACGTCGAGGTGATCGGCGCGGCCTGGGGTGAATGGGTCATGACCCACCCCGGCTACCTGCAGGAGCAGTGGGCCGAGGTGGCGCCGCTGCTCGCCAGCGGCCAGATCGCCCCGCCGGATCCGCTGCTGTACACCCTCGAGCACACCGCCGAAGCCGTCTCCGCGCTCGACAAGCGCACCGCGACCGGCAAGGTCGTCGTCACCCTGCGCTGA